From Triticum urartu cultivar G1812 chromosome 2, Tu2.1, whole genome shotgun sequence, a single genomic window includes:
- the LOC125539579 gene encoding pentatricopeptide repeat-containing protein At3g22150, chloroplastic: MAPPQCAVSSPPAPTNAANAAGGGKGRTQLAVAQVKKLCKQGRLEQARRLLLDALPRPPPTLLCNVLLIAYVAAALPDHALRLYALLNHAARPAPRSDHYTYSCALTACARSRRLRLGRSVHAHLLRRARSLPDTAVLRNSLLNLYASCARYRHGGVDVVRRLFDAMPKKNVVSWNTLFGWYVKTGRPDEALEMFVRMLEDGVRPTPVSFVNVFPAAGSGDPSWPFLLYGLLIKHGVEYVNDLFVVSSAIGMFSEIGDVQTARMVFDRAAKKNIEVWNTMITGYVQNGQFSEAMDLFIQILGSKEVPSDVVTFLSAVTAASQSQDVRLGQQLHGYLMKGMHSTLPVILGNALVVMYSRCGNVQTAFELFDRLPEKDIVSWNTMITAFVQNDFDLEGLLLVYQMQKSGFIPDTVTLTAVLSAASNTGDLQIGKQSHGYLIRHGIEGEGLESYLIDMYSKSGRIDMAQRVFDGYGNNRDEVTWNAMIAGYTQSGQPEQAVLAFRAMIEAGVEPTSVTLASVLPACDPVGGGVCAGKQIHCFALRHSLDTNVFVGTALVDMYSKCGEISAAENVFGGMTDKSTVTYTTMISGLGQHGFGERALSLFYLMRDKGLKPDAVTFLATISACNYSGLVDEGLSLYRSMETFGLLATPQHHCCIVDLLAKAGRVDEAYDFVESLAEDGNFIAIWGSLLASCKAQGKMELAAWATEKVLNIEKQYGHAGYNVLLSQLFAAEGNWSSADSLRKEMRLRGVRKEVGSSWIKVQTAALQDRSVERNQKQNFPENEHVFSMLDGDACSTDAII, translated from the coding sequence ATGGCTCCTCCTCAGTGCGCCGTCTCGTCGCCGCCCGCCCCCACCAATGCCGCCAATGCCGCCGGCGGAGGCAAGGGCAGGACGCAGCTGGCGGTGGCGCAGGTGAAGAAGCTCTGCAAGCAGGGGCGGCTCGAGCAGGCGCGGCGGCTGCTGCTGGACGCGCTGCCGCGCCCGCCGCCGACGCTGCTCTGCAACGTGCTCCTCATCGCCTACGTCGCCGCCGCGCTCCCGGACCACGCGCTCCGCCTCTACGCGCTCCTCAACCACGCCGCGCGCCCCGCGCCCCGCTCCGACCACTACACCTACTCGTGCGCGCTCACCGCCTGCGCCCGCTCCCGCCGCCTGCGCCTCGGGAGGTCCGTACACGCGCACCTCCTCCGCCGCGCTCGCTCGCTCCCGGACACCGCCGTCCTCCGCAACTCGCTGCTCAACCTCTACGCCTCCTGCGCGAGGTACCGCCACGGCGGCGTCGACGTCGTCCGCAGGCTGTTCGACGCAATGCCCAAGAAGAACGTCGTTTCGTGGAACACCCTCTTTGGCTGGTACGTCAAGACGGGGCGTCCCGATGAAGCCCTGGAGATGTTCGTGCGCATGCTGGAGGACGGCGTTAGGCCCACGCCGGTCAGCTTCGTGAACGTCTTCCCGGCGGCGGGGAGCGGCGATCCCAGCTGGCCATTCTTGCTCTATGGTTTGCTGATAAAGCATGGGGTGGAGTATGTCAATGATCTCTTTGTTGTCAGCTCGGCGATCGGCATGTTCTCTGAGATTGGCGATGTGCAGACAGCTCGGATGGTGTTTGACCGTGCTGCCAAGAAGAACATTGAGGTTTGGAACACGATGATCACTGGGTACGTGCAGAATGGGCAGTTTTCTGAAGCCATGGATCTCTTTATCCAGATACTGGGGTCTAAAGAGGTTCCGTCGGATGTTGTGACTTTCTTGTCAGCCGTCACAGCGGCGTCGCAGTCACAAGATGTCAGGTTGGGTCAGCAACTGCATGGCTACTTGATGAAAGGAATGCACAGCACACTGCCTGTGATACTGGGTAATGCGCTTGTCGTGATGTACTCGAGATGCGGCAATGTTCAGACTGCATTTGAACTGTTCGATCGGTTGCCAGAGAAGGACATTGTTTCCTGGAACACCATGATCACTGCTTTTGTGCAAAATGATTTTGACTTGGAGGGCCTGTTGCTCGTTTATCAGATGCAGAAATCAGGTTTCATTCCTGATACGGTGACATTGACTGCAGTGCTGTCTGCAGCATCAAATACAGGAGACCTTCAGATTGGTAAACAGTCGCATGGGTATCTCATCAGACATGGCATTGAGGGCGAGGGCTTGGAGAGCTATCTAATAGACATGTACTCCAAGTCTGGCCGCATAGACATGGCTCAGAGAGTGTTTGATGGCTATGGGAATAACAGAGATGAAGTCACTTGGAATGCCATGATAGCAGGGTACACGCAGAGTGGCCAGCCTGAACAGGCAGTCTTAGCATTCCGGGCGATGATCGAGGCAGGTGTGGAACCTACTTCAGTGACACTTGCTTCAGTGCTTCCTGCTTGTGACCCCGTTGGAGGGGGTGTATGTGCAGGGAAGCAGATACATTGTTTTGCTCTGCGCCACTCCTTGGATACCAATGTCTTTGTAGGCACAGCTCTTGTTGATATGTACTCCAAGTGCGGGGAGATTTCTGCAGCAGAGAATGTCTTTGGTGGCATGACTGACAAGAGCACTGTCACCTACACGACAATGATCTCTGGTCTTGGCCAGCACGGTTTCGGCGAGAGAGCACTATCCCTCTTCTACTTGATGCGAGACAAGGGGTTAAAGCCTGACGCCGTGACCTTCCTGGCAACCATTTCAGCATGTAATTACTCTGGACTCGTCGATGAAGGTCTTTCTTTGTACAGGTCAATGGAAACATTTGGGCTTTTAGCTACCCCTCAGCACCACTGCTGTATCGTGGACTTGTTGGCTAAAGCCGGGAGGGTGGATGAAGCATACGACTTTGTAGAAAGCCTGGCTGAGGATGGGAACTTCATCGCCATCTGGGGATCGCTTCTGGCATCCTGCAAAGCGCAAGGCAAGATGGAGTTGGCAGCATGGGCGACTGAGAAGGTGCTCAACATTGAGAAGCAGTATGGTCATGCAGGCTACAATGTTTTGCTGTCGCAGCTATTTGCTGCTGAAGGTAACTGGAGTAGCGCTGATAGTCTGAGAAAGGAGATGAGATTGAGGGGGGTGAGGAAAGAGGTGGGTTCTAGTTGGATCAAAGTCCAGACTGCAGCATTGCAGGACAGATCTGTGGAGAGGAACCAAAAGCAAAATTTCCCCGAAAATGAGCATGTGTTCTCGATGCTGGATGGGGATGCTTGCAGTACAGACGCAATCATTTAA
- the LOC125539580 gene encoding alkylated DNA repair protein ALKBH8 homolog: MVKSGYTRPPPTAEDAAALPAPSAVLYVANCGPAVGLTHDDVAAAFGAFGEVEAVSAADDSGARVIVRFREPAAAGAAMAALHGRPCARLAGRVLHIRYSVPAPPKAPVAVSAPPVALSSSELGIPGVHLVQEFVTAAEEQELLAAVDSRPWKRLAKRRVQHYGYEFLYETRNVDSKQFLGELPSFVSKILEKIVTFPGVKNCTGKLVDQLTVNEYPCGVGLSPHIDTHSAFEEMIFSLSLAGPCIMEFRQYPKGSWRAPSVVSGTDEGSIQDPQCIRKSVFLPPRSMLLMSGEGRYAWHHYIPHHKIDDVAGQVIKRNSRRVSFTLRKVRMGLCECEYGQFCDSQSK, from the exons ATGGTCAAGTCTGGGTACACGCGCCCGCCGCCCACGGCCGAGGACGCCGCCGCGCTCCCTGCTCCCAGCGCCGTCCTGTACGTGGCCAACTGCGGGCCGGCGGTGGGGCTGACCCACGACGACGTCGCCGCGGCCTTCGGCGCCTTCGGGGAGGTCGAGGCGGTCAGCGCCGCCGACGACAGCGGCGCGCGCGTCATCGTCCGGTTCCGCGAGCCCGCCGCCGCGGGGGCCGCGATGGCCGCGCTCCACGGGCGCCCCTGCGCCCGCCTCGCGGGCCGCGTGCTGCACATACGCTACTCGGTGCCCGCCCCGCCCAAGGCCCCCGTCGCCGTCTCCGCTCCCCCGGTGGCCCTCTCGTCGTCGGAGCTCGGCATCCCGGGCGTTCACTTGGTCCAGGAGTTCGTCACTGCCGCCGAGGAACAG GAGCTTCTTGCAGCCGTGGACAGTAGGCCGTGGAAAAGGTTGGCGAAAAGGCGAGTTCAGCATTACGGTTATGAATTTCTGTATGAA ACCAGGAATGTTGATTCGAAGCAGTTTTTGGGTGAATTGCCATCTTTTGTTTCAAAAATCCTTGAAAAAATTGTGACATTCCCTGGTGTGAAGAATTGTACTGGAAAACTGGTGGATCAATTGACG GTAAATGAATATCCTTGTGGTGTAGGTTTGTCTCCACACATAGACACACACTCAGCATTCGAAGAAATGATTTTTAGTCTTTCTTTGGCTGGACCTTGCATTATGGAGTTCAGACAATACCCGAAAGGCAGTTGGCGTGCTCCAAGTGTGGTCAGTGGAACTGATGAAGGTAGCATCCAAGATCCACAATGCATACGGAAATCTGTATTTCTACCTCCTCGGTCAATGTTACTCATGTCTGGAGAAGGTCGATATGCTTGGCATCACTATATACCACACCATAAG ATTGATGACGTGGCTGGTCAAGTCATTAAAAGAAATTCGCGACGGGTTTCCTTCACTTTACGAAAG GTGAGGATGGGTCTTTGTGAATGTGAATATGGGCAATTTTGTGATTCACAGAGCAAGTAA